One Arthrobacter sp. FW306-07-I genomic window carries:
- a CDS encoding serine hydrolase domain-containing protein, which yields MQTSLGFVAPGYENVLGLFKSLLAEDPRYSAQVAAYQHGVPVVHLAGGPDMDAETLTGAYSCSKGVAAMVIALLVQDGVLELDKTVAHYWPEFAVHGKDRLLVREALSHQAGLLGVEGGFGLDEFTTARAAARLAAAAPAWEPGRQFGYHALTIGILMEELCRRTTGEALQDLYDRRIRKPQEVEFFLGLPEDLEPRYRDVLYEDVANQPWVDPLSLEGLNSNAPLSTIMELPNIRSVRAAGMSAAGGVGSADGLARLYAAATTGVDGDEPFLTGGTVAAMTREQVWGLDRSSGLDNAFAVVFMKPHPSRNFGSYRAFGHEGANAALGFADPSYGMSFGYIPRRQEEGRTPGRAHRLAAEVRRSAAGLS from the coding sequence ATGCAGACTTCTCTTGGTTTTGTGGCGCCGGGGTACGAAAACGTGCTGGGCCTGTTCAAGTCCCTTCTCGCAGAGGACCCCCGTTACAGCGCGCAAGTCGCTGCCTACCAGCACGGGGTGCCGGTGGTGCACTTGGCGGGTGGGCCGGACATGGACGCCGAAACCCTGACCGGCGCATATTCCTGCTCGAAAGGCGTTGCCGCAATGGTCATCGCTCTGCTCGTGCAGGACGGCGTCCTTGAGCTGGACAAGACAGTGGCCCACTACTGGCCCGAGTTCGCAGTGCATGGAAAAGACCGGCTGCTGGTGCGGGAGGCGCTGTCGCACCAGGCCGGTCTTTTGGGCGTTGAGGGCGGCTTCGGGCTGGACGAGTTCACAACAGCCCGCGCCGCCGCCCGGCTGGCCGCTGCCGCCCCCGCATGGGAACCCGGCCGGCAGTTCGGCTACCACGCACTCACCATTGGCATCCTGATGGAGGAACTGTGCCGCCGCACCACGGGTGAGGCACTGCAGGACCTTTATGACCGGAGGATCCGCAAACCGCAGGAGGTGGAGTTCTTCCTCGGCCTTCCGGAGGACCTGGAACCGCGGTACCGGGATGTCCTCTACGAAGATGTTGCGAACCAGCCGTGGGTGGACCCCCTCAGCCTCGAAGGCCTCAACAGCAATGCACCCCTCAGCACCATCATGGAGCTGCCGAACATCCGGTCCGTGCGGGCCGCCGGTATGTCCGCGGCGGGCGGTGTGGGATCAGCAGACGGCCTCGCCCGGCTGTACGCGGCGGCGACCACCGGCGTCGACGGCGATGAGCCGTTCCTCACAGGTGGGACTGTCGCGGCAATGACACGGGAGCAGGTGTGGGGGCTGGACCGGTCCTCCGGACTGGACAATGCTTTCGCCGTCGTCTTCATGAAACCGCACCCCTCGCGGAACTTCGGAAGTTACCGTGCCTTCGGGCATGAGGGGGCCAATGCGGCCCTTGGATTTGCCGACCCCTCCTACGGCATGAGCTTCGGTTACATTCCCCGGCGGCAGGAAGAAGGGCGCACGCCGGGCCGGGCCCACCGCCTCGCCGCAGAGGTGCGGCGGTCAGCGGCCGGCTTGTCCTGA
- a CDS encoding glutathione S-transferase family protein, which translates to MSQETESTRTATHATNEHSTRGAYVTGGAEFTRDTNYIEDRITRDAAPGSNGEPGWPVEAGRYRLIAARACPWANRTVIVRRLLGLEEAISLGQPGPTHDARSWTFDLDPGGVDPVLGIERLQEAYFKRFPGYPRGITVPAIVDVRSGEVVTNNFPQITLDFSTEWTEFHRPGAPQLYPEHLRDEIDQVNKRVFTEVNNGVYRCGFAGSQEAYDAAYERLWTAMDWLEDRLSRQRYLVGDTITEADVRLFTTLARFDPVYHGHFKCNRQKLSEMPNLWGYARDLFQTPGFGDTIDFVQIKRHYYIVHEDINPTGIVPAGPALGGWLEEHGRESLGGRPFGDGTPPGPVRPGEEVAPGHGA; encoded by the coding sequence ATGAGCCAGGAAACGGAAAGCACCCGCACAGCGACCCACGCCACCAACGAGCACAGCACCCGCGGAGCCTATGTGACAGGCGGCGCGGAATTTACCCGCGACACCAACTACATTGAGGACCGCATCACCAGGGACGCCGCGCCCGGCAGCAACGGCGAGCCCGGCTGGCCGGTGGAGGCAGGGCGCTACCGCCTCATTGCCGCCAGGGCATGCCCATGGGCCAACCGCACCGTAATTGTCCGCAGGCTGCTGGGGCTGGAAGAGGCAATCTCGCTGGGCCAGCCCGGCCCCACCCATGATGCACGTTCCTGGACTTTCGACCTCGATCCCGGCGGCGTGGATCCGGTCCTGGGCATCGAGCGGCTCCAGGAGGCCTACTTCAAACGCTTCCCCGGCTACCCCCGCGGCATCACGGTCCCTGCCATCGTGGACGTGCGCAGCGGCGAAGTGGTGACCAACAACTTCCCCCAGATCACCCTGGACTTTTCGACGGAGTGGACGGAGTTCCACCGACCGGGTGCGCCGCAACTCTATCCGGAGCACCTCCGCGACGAGATCGACCAGGTGAACAAGCGGGTCTTTACCGAAGTCAACAACGGCGTCTACCGCTGCGGCTTCGCCGGCTCGCAGGAAGCCTATGACGCAGCATACGAACGCTTGTGGACCGCCATGGACTGGCTGGAGGACCGCCTCTCGCGGCAGCGCTACCTGGTTGGCGACACCATCACCGAGGCGGATGTGCGGCTGTTCACCACACTGGCAAGGTTCGATCCCGTGTACCACGGGCACTTCAAGTGCAACCGGCAGAAATTGAGCGAGATGCCCAACCTGTGGGGCTACGCCAGGGACCTGTTCCAGACGCCGGGCTTCGGCGACACCATCGACTTCGTGCAGATCAAGCGGCACTACTACATCGTCCATGAGGACATCAACCCCACCGGAATTGTTCCCGCCGGCCCCGCGTTGGGCGGATGGCTGGAAGAGCACGGCCGCGAATCCCTGGGCGGCCGGCCCTTCGGCGACGGTACCCCTCCGGGGCCGGTCCGGCCGGGTGAGGAAGTGGCACCGGGACACGGAGCCTAA
- a CDS encoding M50 family metallopeptidase, producing the protein MDSPASLWSAFSAAFTQTNVPTVTWVELLLSLAAAVALSVPRRSWRYFGLLATATHELGHAFAAVTSGQRLAGIRLRLDHSGTTTTYSRSRLAAAWSCFWGYPVPAMVGAAFVWCGLSGWGPAAMAATALVLATSLVFLRNLAGFAITASAIAGTAALAFLAPGPVVGHVTVVLGMALLVAGVRDLLKLTNVHLRRRDRLGSSDAYLLYRATSVPSGIWIALFSLIVAGAWLVAWQPISVILLKGP; encoded by the coding sequence GTGGACAGCCCCGCCAGCTTGTGGAGCGCGTTCAGCGCCGCCTTCACCCAAACAAACGTACCCACCGTCACGTGGGTTGAGCTGCTCCTGTCCCTGGCGGCCGCCGTCGCCCTGTCCGTCCCGCGCCGCAGCTGGCGCTACTTCGGGCTCCTCGCCACCGCCACGCACGAACTGGGGCACGCGTTTGCCGCCGTGACCTCCGGGCAGCGGCTGGCAGGGATCCGGCTCCGGCTCGACCACTCGGGGACCACCACCACGTACAGCCGGAGCAGGCTGGCGGCCGCGTGGTCGTGTTTTTGGGGCTACCCGGTGCCTGCCATGGTTGGTGCAGCTTTCGTGTGGTGCGGGCTCAGTGGTTGGGGTCCCGCCGCCATGGCCGCCACTGCGCTGGTCCTGGCCACGTCGCTGGTCTTCCTGCGCAACCTGGCCGGATTCGCCATCACCGCATCAGCCATCGCCGGCACCGCCGCATTGGCGTTCCTGGCACCTGGGCCCGTCGTGGGCCACGTTACCGTCGTCCTCGGCATGGCGCTGCTGGTGGCTGGCGTCCGCGACCTGCTCAAGCTCACCAACGTCCACCTCCGCCGCCGGGACCGCCTGGGCAGCTCCGATGCCTACCTCCTGTACCGGGCCACCTCCGTTCCCTCGGGGATCTGGATCGCCTTGTTTTCGCTGATCGTCGCCGGGGCCTGGCTCGTGGCGTGGCAGCCTATCTCGGTGATCCTGCTGAAAGGTCCCTAG
- a CDS encoding DUF4193 domain-containing protein, with the protein MATDYDELRSDVKESQDNSLEQLQSANAPDARSVVQELDEADGLDGAGVPGGEFVAEELVVQVIPQAEDEFTCYSCFLVRHRSQIARQKDGHSYCTECEG; encoded by the coding sequence GTGGCAACCGATTACGATGAACTGCGTTCCGACGTCAAGGAATCGCAGGACAACTCACTCGAGCAGCTCCAGTCAGCGAATGCTCCCGACGCCCGCAGCGTTGTGCAGGAGTTGGACGAAGCTGACGGGCTGGACGGCGCCGGGGTCCCGGGTGGCGAATTCGTCGCTGAGGAGCTCGTAGTCCAGGTTATCCCGCAGGCTGAGGACGAGTTCACCTGCTACTCCTGCTTCTTGGTCCGCCACCGGTCCCAGATCGCCCGGCAGAAGGACGGCCACAGCTACTGCACCGAGTGCGAAGGCTAG